From the genome of Gracilibacillus salitolerans, one region includes:
- a CDS encoding DMT family transporter, with product MIKEWLKIIIAAVFEVLWVVGLTHSNQILEWLGTIIAIMISFYFLIMAGEKIAVGTVYAVFVGLGTAGTVVAGVFFFNEEISIAKIALILLLLIGIIGLKSTSEPPKEEN from the coding sequence TTGATAAAGGAATGGTTAAAAATCATTATTGCTGCTGTTTTTGAAGTGTTATGGGTGGTTGGGCTAACTCATTCTAATCAAATATTAGAGTGGCTCGGTACGATTATCGCTATTATGATAAGTTTTTACTTTCTAATTATGGCTGGAGAAAAGATTGCGGTGGGAACGGTCTATGCTGTTTTTGTTGGTTTAGGTACTGCTGGTACAGTAGTGGCTGGTGTTTTCTTTTTTAATGAAGAAATAAGTATCGCCAAAATAGCACTGATACTTCTTTTATTAATAGGAATCATCGGCTTGAAATCGACATCCGAACCACCAAAGGAGGAAAATTAA
- the trhA gene encoding PAQR family membrane homeostasis protein TrhA — protein sequence MGSTHEFSVREEIANSITHGIGMALSIAGLVILIVYSSLYGTVSHIVSFTLFGVTMVLLYTSSTLLHSLPKGKAKNVFEILDHSSIYFFIAGSYTPFLLVVIRGWEGWTLFGIIWGLAIGGTIFKAFFVKKFLFFSTILYVLMGWLIIFAWKPLVDNMHPNGMLLLVIGGVLYTVGAVFYVWRGFNYHHALWHLFVLAGSITHFFAVLLYVLPIK from the coding sequence ATGGGCTCTACTCATGAATTTTCAGTAAGAGAAGAAATTGCTAATTCCATTACCCATGGAATCGGCATGGCATTAAGCATTGCCGGCTTAGTTATTTTGATCGTCTATTCATCACTATACGGCACAGTATCGCATATCGTCAGTTTTACCTTATTTGGTGTTACCATGGTACTTCTCTACACGTCCTCAACTCTGTTGCATAGTCTTCCAAAAGGTAAAGCAAAAAATGTGTTTGAAATATTGGACCATTCATCGATTTATTTCTTTATCGCTGGGTCCTATACCCCCTTTTTATTAGTAGTGATTCGTGGATGGGAAGGCTGGACATTATTCGGTATTATTTGGGGACTTGCCATTGGCGGAACCATATTTAAAGCCTTTTTCGTCAAAAAGTTTTTATTCTTTTCCACCATACTATATGTGTTAATGGGATGGTTGATTATTTTTGCATGGAAACCACTTGTCGATAACATGCATCCCAACGGTATGTTGCTTCTAGTCATCGGTGGTGTATTATATACAGTTGGTGCTGTCTTTTATGTATGGCGTGGGTTTAATTACCACCATGCTTTATGGCACTTGTTTGTTTTAGCAGGATCAATTACTCACTTTTTCGCTGTTTTGTTATATGTATTACCAATTAAATAA
- a CDS encoding DMT family transporter: protein MAWIILIIAGLFEMLAVLMMNQWHRQKSKLSFSLMIASFALSFLFLSIALESIPMSMGYAIWTGIGAAGGAIIGIIFYNESKNAKRIFFLSLIILAVIGLKLLG from the coding sequence ATGGCTTGGATAATATTAATTATTGCGGGATTATTTGAAATGTTGGCAGTGTTGATGATGAATCAGTGGCACAGACAAAAATCGAAGCTGTCATTTAGCTTAATGATTGCAAGTTTTGCATTAAGTTTTTTGTTTTTGTCGATTGCTTTAGAATCCATTCCAATGAGCATGGGGTATGCGATTTGGACAGGTATTGGTGCAGCAGGCGGAGCTATTATTGGTATTATATTTTACAATGAATCTAAAAATGCCAAAAGGATTTTCTTCTTATCCTTAATTATATTGGCAGTTATCGGATTAAAATTACTAGGATGA
- a CDS encoding glycosyl hydrolase: MNTIKKTAYILITFTLIFSILPHTKMVVGLSANEQSLNLVDPQVNDQTKALFSYFQNISGEHVLFGQQHAIDEGLTLTNDPPRTASEQSEILHSVGDYPAIFGWDTLSIDGDEKPGVEGDVEQSIQNLAASMEKAHELGGVIALSMHPKNFATGGRYNDTSGNTVPNILPGGSYNDDFNTWLDNIAELAHSVKDESGNAIPIIFRPFHEQTGGWFWWGAHQTTPEEYKALFRYTVEYLRDKRGVHNFLYAFSPGAGPAGDMERYLETYPGDEYVDILGIDNYDDKSNAGSENWLNGLVEDLAMLVDLAEERGKIAALTEYGYSASGINETGNTLDWYTRVLNAIKNDSKASKIAYMQTWANFGWPNNMFVPYKDIHGDLGGDHELLPDFQAFKDDAYSAFREDVQGTIYTETHKNKSVAPEKPIAHIASPVSGTTITDSSTKLRVRVLHDNPQQVTYTVEGSDQEHSLTFDSDSNYYVADWIPTADKNGTATNLTFKVIHQDGSIYEDTVKVFVKADRLPSKIYTFDDNIDGIKTNGTHPETNTLSFEHATLEDDGKLKFQIEGMDTSETWQELKLELTDLTADDLQDINQIELEALLPTSVGDGSIQAVAMLPDDWENKYGMNETSEDISVLDEVNINGETFKKYHTTINIGDTTEARTIALSLVGNQLNLTDAIYIDNIKLNNAYIETPADPLLVDDFEGYLGDDSLLDNAFSSNGDKVTLHHSSENKKEGEYGLAYNFTIAGMGYAGRQTPLANADWSETNAFQFWLQHDSYPNDLTIQIQIGGVSFEAYHDLDEPSEGIVTIPFTEFAPASWENKPGVIVDKGKLKNVTQFAIYTGGDEGEGTLYFDDMRAVYDEAQPEVPNAEEKPAEEERDPVLFDFEDGEVAWNITSGNAEEPSIVENGINGSSLKTTLDLTSDQSITLSTTSITDLADSEILSAKVHLSDGQAQAKFFVKTGDNWAWADGGVIDLNSGEVTTLLLDLTSIENLDNVREIGLELIPVAGDTTATILLDDVLLTDDSETPDPEPAEDNDTIDNKEMFTKEENHYLFDLTKEKVEITKEVIEQIEDDATIQLHYKNTTVTIPVQLLQPYNKNITFVFNSVSDEMKEKRNDVLSDLFDFQLFAGEQKITEFEQPLTISFTLDNDQKFDANKLQVILVDENGELATDQRFDVSWDEETNSASTDLTHFSIYGVFEYTEEKSEESEEDPSSDTEQDNQDSKNKESDESPSSDDSSTNQKNESENNSGTNNTESNSNQSESLPDTATNTANWLLAGLLLTLSGIVAFVMARRNKVQ, from the coding sequence ATGAATACTATAAAAAAGACAGCTTATATCTTGATAACGTTTACACTTATTTTTTCGATTCTACCACATACAAAAATGGTAGTAGGACTTTCTGCAAATGAACAATCACTCAATCTAGTAGATCCCCAAGTAAATGATCAGACGAAGGCATTATTCTCTTATTTTCAAAATATTAGTGGAGAGCATGTTCTTTTTGGTCAACAGCATGCTATTGATGAAGGCTTAACATTAACAAATGATCCCCCCCGTACTGCATCTGAACAATCAGAAATTCTACATTCTGTGGGAGATTATCCTGCTATTTTTGGTTGGGATACGTTAAGTATTGATGGCGATGAAAAACCTGGTGTAGAAGGCGATGTCGAGCAAAGTATTCAAAATTTGGCAGCATCAATGGAAAAAGCACACGAACTTGGTGGTGTTATTGCTCTAAGCATGCACCCTAAAAACTTTGCAACAGGTGGACGATACAATGATACATCTGGGAATACCGTTCCAAATATTTTGCCAGGGGGGTCTTATAATGATGATTTCAACACATGGTTAGATAACATTGCAGAGCTTGCTCATTCGGTGAAAGATGAGAGTGGTAACGCGATTCCGATTATCTTCCGACCATTCCATGAACAAACAGGTGGTTGGTTCTGGTGGGGAGCACATCAAACAACACCGGAAGAATATAAAGCTCTTTTCCGTTATACGGTGGAATATTTAAGAGATAAAAGAGGAGTTCATAACTTTTTATATGCATTTTCACCAGGCGCTGGTCCTGCAGGTGACATGGAACGTTATTTAGAAACATATCCAGGTGATGAGTATGTCGACATTTTGGGTATCGATAACTATGACGATAAAAGCAATGCAGGATCTGAAAACTGGTTAAATGGACTAGTTGAAGATTTAGCAATGTTAGTCGATCTAGCAGAAGAACGTGGCAAAATCGCAGCCTTAACAGAATACGGCTATAGTGCTTCTGGTATTAATGAAACAGGCAATACACTAGATTGGTATACACGTGTTTTAAATGCAATTAAAAATGATTCGAAAGCAAGTAAAATTGCGTACATGCAAACATGGGCTAATTTCGGCTGGCCGAATAATATGTTTGTACCATATAAAGATATTCATGGTGATTTAGGCGGTGATCATGAATTATTACCTGACTTCCAAGCATTTAAAGATGATGCATATTCCGCTTTTCGTGAAGATGTTCAAGGAACCATCTATACAGAAACGCATAAGAATAAGTCCGTTGCACCTGAAAAACCAATAGCACATATTGCATCCCCTGTTTCTGGCACAACCATTACAGATAGTTCGACAAAGCTTCGAGTACGCGTACTCCATGACAACCCACAACAAGTTACTTATACGGTAGAAGGTTCTGATCAAGAACATTCTCTCACCTTTGATTCAGACAGCAATTATTATGTAGCTGACTGGATACCAACTGCAGATAAGAATGGAACAGCCACCAATCTTACATTTAAAGTCATTCATCAAGACGGAAGCATTTACGAAGATACGGTCAAAGTGTTTGTAAAAGCAGATCGTTTACCATCGAAAATATATACTTTTGATGACAATATTGATGGAATTAAAACAAACGGAACTCATCCAGAAACGAACACGCTCTCATTTGAGCATGCAACTTTAGAAGATGATGGTAAATTAAAATTCCAAATTGAAGGCATGGATACTAGTGAAACATGGCAGGAGTTAAAGTTAGAATTAACAGATCTAACAGCAGATGATTTGCAGGATATCAACCAGATTGAATTAGAAGCTTTACTTCCTACTTCTGTTGGTGACGGATCAATCCAAGCGGTAGCCATGCTTCCTGATGATTGGGAAAACAAATATGGTATGAATGAAACATCCGAAGACATTTCCGTTCTAGACGAAGTAAACATCAATGGAGAGACATTCAAAAAATATCACACAACCATTAACATAGGCGATACAACAGAAGCAAGAACGATAGCGCTATCGTTAGTAGGTAATCAACTTAACCTAACAGACGCAATCTATATCGATAATATTAAACTAAACAATGCCTATATTGAAACACCTGCTGATCCATTGTTAGTGGATGATTTTGAAGGCTACTTAGGAGATGATAGTTTATTAGATAATGCGTTTTCCAGCAATGGGGATAAAGTAACACTTCATCATTCCTCTGAAAACAAAAAGGAAGGGGAATATGGTCTAGCGTATAACTTTACGATTGCCGGAATGGGCTATGCCGGTCGTCAGACTCCTTTAGCTAATGCGGACTGGTCAGAAACAAATGCTTTCCAATTCTGGTTACAACATGATAGCTATCCGAATGATCTAACGATTCAAATCCAAATTGGTGGCGTAAGTTTTGAAGCATACCATGATTTAGATGAGCCTTCTGAAGGAATCGTCACTATACCTTTTACCGAATTCGCACCTGCTTCTTGGGAAAATAAACCTGGTGTTATAGTTGATAAAGGAAAATTGAAAAACGTCACACAATTTGCTATTTACACAGGTGGTGATGAAGGAGAAGGAACCCTTTACTTTGATGATATGCGTGCAGTGTATGATGAAGCACAGCCTGAAGTACCTAATGCAGAGGAAAAACCAGCTGAGGAAGAACGAGATCCAGTATTATTCGATTTTGAAGATGGTGAAGTAGCCTGGAATATTACTTCTGGGAACGCAGAAGAACCTTCCATTGTAGAGAATGGTATCAACGGTTCTAGTTTAAAAACAACTTTAGATTTAACATCTGATCAAAGTATTACCCTTTCTACTACAAGCATTACAGACTTAGCTGATTCAGAAATCTTGAGCGCTAAAGTACACCTATCAGATGGACAGGCACAAGCTAAATTTTTTGTAAAAACTGGCGATAATTGGGCCTGGGCTGATGGTGGTGTAATCGACTTAAATAGCGGTGAAGTGACAACACTTTTATTAGATTTGACATCGATCGAAAATCTGGACAATGTAAGAGAAATTGGTCTGGAGCTGATCCCAGTTGCAGGAGATACTACTGCTACTATTTTACTTGATGATGTCCTGTTAACAGACGATAGCGAAACTCCTGATCCTGAACCAGCAGAAGATAACGATACTATTGACAACAAAGAAATGTTTACTAAAGAAGAAAATCACTATCTGTTTGATTTAACAAAAGAAAAAGTAGAAATAACAAAAGAAGTAATCGAACAAATAGAAGATGATGCTACCATTCAATTACACTATAAAAACACAACTGTTACTATTCCTGTCCAACTATTACAACCGTATAATAAAAATATCACCTTTGTTTTTAATTCAGTCTCAGATGAAATGAAAGAAAAACGAAATGATGTGTTAAGCGATCTGTTTGATTTTCAATTATTCGCAGGAGAACAGAAAATAACTGAATTCGAACAGCCGTTAACCATTTCTTTTACGTTAGATAATGATCAAAAGTTTGATGCAAATAAACTTCAAGTAATACTTGTCGATGAAAATGGTGAACTGGCGACAGATCAACGCTTTGATGTTTCTTGGGACGAGGAAACTAATAGCGCTAGTACAGATTTGACACATTTTAGTATTTATGGTGTGTTCGAGTATACAGAAGAGAAATCAGAAGAGTCAGAGGAAGATCCATCTTCTGATACTGAACAAGATAACCAAGATTCAAAGAATAAAGAATCTGATGAATCCCCAAGCAGTGATGATAGCAGCACAAATCAGAAGAACGAATCAGAAAATAATTCAGGAACTAACAACACAGAATCTAATTCTAATCAAAGTGAATCCTTACCGGATACCGCAACTAATACTGCCAATTGGCTTTTAGCTGGTTTACTACTTACACTATCTGGTATAGTAGCATTTGTGATGGCAAGACGAAATAAAGTGCAATAA
- a CDS encoding TIGR04053 family radical SAM/SPASM domain-containing protein — translation MTQQSPFFKPRDYHKDPFIVIWEVTRACALKCLHCRADAQYHRDPRELNFDEAKHLIDQIQSMNNPLLVFTGGDPLEREDLLDIVQYAVEKGVRVSMTPSATPNVTKEVMKKAKDVGLSRWAFSIDGPNKEIHDFFRGTAGSFDRTIEAINYLHELGMPLQINTVISKYNIDYLEEMKELMEKLNVVLWSVFFLVPVGRGQDKDMISPADHEKVFRWLYQVSKTVSFDIKTTAAQHYRRVVLQQKAREQKIGKDDIAFQNVLSEGATGTVDGLGRAPKGVNDGNGFIFISHIGDVYPSGLLPVKVGNVRLQPLSEIYRESPILKQLRDPDQYKGKCGVCEFRHVCGGSRSRAYAATGDYLESEPYCVYIPRAMRKKNKQGNFS, via the coding sequence TTGACTCAGCAATCACCTTTTTTTAAACCTAGAGATTATCATAAAGATCCTTTTATTGTTATATGGGAAGTTACTCGCGCTTGTGCATTGAAATGCCTTCACTGCAGAGCTGATGCACAATATCACCGTGATCCCCGCGAATTAAATTTTGATGAAGCAAAGCATTTAATTGATCAAATCCAGTCTATGAATAACCCGCTTCTCGTATTTACGGGAGGTGACCCACTGGAACGTGAGGATTTACTGGATATTGTCCAATATGCTGTTGAAAAAGGGGTTCGCGTCTCCATGACACCATCTGCTACCCCTAATGTAACGAAAGAAGTGATGAAAAAAGCGAAAGATGTTGGCTTATCGCGGTGGGCATTCAGTATTGATGGTCCGAACAAAGAGATTCATGATTTCTTCCGCGGTACAGCTGGCTCTTTTGACCGTACGATTGAAGCAATTAACTATTTACATGAGCTTGGAATGCCATTGCAAATTAATACCGTCATATCAAAATATAACATTGATTACTTAGAAGAAATGAAAGAATTAATGGAAAAATTAAATGTCGTGTTATGGAGTGTATTTTTCCTTGTTCCAGTCGGTCGGGGGCAGGATAAAGATATGATTTCACCAGCCGATCATGAAAAAGTATTCCGCTGGTTATACCAAGTATCGAAGACTGTAAGTTTTGATATTAAAACAACTGCTGCTCAACATTATCGCCGTGTTGTTCTTCAGCAAAAGGCAAGAGAACAAAAAATCGGAAAAGACGATATCGCATTTCAGAATGTTTTATCAGAAGGTGCAACAGGTACAGTAGATGGGTTAGGCCGTGCGCCTAAAGGTGTCAATGACGGAAATGGTTTTATCTTCATTTCTCATATCGGAGATGTCTATCCAAGTGGTCTACTCCCTGTCAAAGTAGGAAATGTCCGTTTACAACCGTTATCAGAAATCTATCGGGAATCACCTATTTTAAAACAATTACGTGATCCAGATCAGTATAAGGGAAAATGTGGAGTATGTGAGTTTCGCCATGTATGTGGTGGCTCTAGATCTCGAGCTTATGCTGCAACTGGTGACTATTTAGAAAGCGAGCCGTATTGTGTCTATATACCTCGGGCGATGCGTAAGAAGAATAAACAAGGCAATTTCTCATAG